One genomic segment of Pseudomonadota bacterium includes these proteins:
- a CDS encoding DUF3667 domain-containing protein, whose product MNSPPVPVVSPPEPPPPQTLVCTNCGAPLAGEYCAQCGQRHEPHVHTVTHFASEAFESITHADSRLWRTLVYLLTRPGLLTREFLDGRRARYLPPFRLYIVISVVFFLVGIPDKVNVKPENPSETLDSATLLEQAEQFESPDNPLPELMRKRTADYLRNEAAKAAEREAKGIKPLPAADSAPAKNADAAAPAHEEGGKTNRNVNVSFGGLNDFCESLKKQSGTDSAFRRNLRERCQRLASGDGSSLGEVVVHNVPRAMFVFLPLLALVMKLLYWRPKRYYVEHLLFLIHNHAFIFLAASLLILVARVPFMSPVVGWLGTAVGFYSVWYIYRAMRNVYRQGRSLTLAKYFTLGAAYLVTSVAMLLLTVIYSALTL is encoded by the coding sequence ATGAATTCGCCACCCGTTCCGGTAGTTAGTCCGCCAGAACCGCCGCCGCCGCAGACCCTGGTGTGCACCAACTGCGGCGCGCCGCTCGCGGGCGAGTACTGCGCGCAGTGCGGCCAGCGGCACGAGCCGCACGTGCACACGGTCACGCATTTCGCCAGCGAAGCGTTCGAGAGCATCACACACGCGGATTCGCGCCTGTGGCGCACGCTCGTCTACCTGCTCACGCGGCCGGGCCTGCTGACGCGCGAGTTCCTCGACGGTCGGCGCGCGCGTTACCTGCCGCCATTCCGCCTGTACATCGTGATCAGCGTGGTGTTCTTCCTGGTCGGCATTCCCGACAAGGTGAACGTGAAACCCGAAAATCCGAGCGAGACGCTCGATTCGGCGACCTTGCTCGAGCAGGCGGAGCAGTTCGAGTCGCCCGACAACCCGTTGCCCGAGCTGATGCGCAAGCGCACCGCCGACTACCTTCGGAACGAAGCGGCCAAAGCCGCGGAACGCGAGGCAAAGGGAATCAAGCCATTGCCCGCCGCAGATTCCGCTCCCGCGAAGAACGCGGACGCTGCCGCGCCGGCGCACGAGGAAGGCGGCAAGACGAACCGCAACGTCAACGTGTCGTTCGGCGGACTCAACGATTTCTGCGAGTCGCTCAAGAAGCAGTCGGGTACCGACAGCGCGTTCCGCAGGAATCTGCGCGAGCGCTGCCAGCGCCTGGCGAGTGGTGACGGCAGCAGCCTCGGGGAGGTGGTCGTCCACAACGTGCCGCGTGCGATGTTCGTTTTCCTGCCGCTGCTGGCGCTGGTGATGAAGCTGCTGTACTGGCGGCCGAAGCGTTACTACGTCGAACACCTGCTGTTCCTGATCCACAATCACGCCTTCATCTTCCTGGCGGCGTCGCTGCTCATCCTCGTGGCGCGGGTGCCGTTCATGAGTCCGGTCGTGGGCTGGCTCGGCACCGCGGTGGGATTTTATTCGGTGTGGTACATCTACCGCGCCATGCGCAACGTCTATCGACAGGGACGCAGCCTCACGCTGGCGAAGTACTTCACACTGGGCGCCGCCTACCTCGTGACATCGGTCGCCATGTTGCTGCTCACCGTCATCTACAGCGCGTTGACGTTGTAG
- a CDS encoding class I SAM-dependent methyltransferase: MSNAELFTSVAREYANFRPGYPPELFAWLARVSASLNAVWDCGCGSGQASTALAGHFAVVYATDVAAEQIAAAKPHPRVRYSVASAENSGLADASVDLVTVAQALHWFDVEAFYAEARRVARPGALLVVWNYPRPKFADAALDRRFLDFYRDVVGPYWPPERRHIESNYSTLPFPFEQLEAPPFGLNLDWRIEQVIGYVSSWSATARYRKAVGADPVPMLAESLGAIWPGAGVSVPLHMPLGLRAGRLRPVTRSVP; the protein is encoded by the coding sequence ATGTCGAATGCCGAACTTTTCACCAGCGTCGCGCGCGAGTACGCGAACTTCCGTCCCGGCTATCCACCGGAGTTGTTCGCATGGCTCGCGCGCGTTTCCGCGTCTTTGAACGCCGTGTGGGATTGCGGCTGCGGCAGCGGCCAGGCGAGCACGGCGCTCGCCGGACACTTCGCGGTTGTGTACGCGACGGACGTGGCCGCAGAGCAGATAGCCGCGGCGAAACCGCATCCGCGCGTGCGGTACAGCGTCGCATCGGCCGAAAATTCCGGACTGGCGGACGCCTCCGTCGATCTCGTCACCGTGGCGCAGGCGCTGCATTGGTTCGATGTCGAGGCGTTTTACGCCGAGGCGCGGCGCGTGGCGCGTCCCGGCGCGTTGCTCGTGGTGTGGAACTACCCGCGGCCGAAATTCGCCGACGCCGCACTCGATCGCAGATTCCTCGACTTCTATCGCGACGTGGTCGGGCCGTACTGGCCGCCGGAGCGCCGCCACATCGAGTCAAACTACTCGACGCTGCCGTTTCCATTCGAGCAGCTCGAAGCGCCGCCGTTCGGATTGAACCTGGACTGGAGAATCGAGCAGGTGATCGGCTACGTGAGCAGCTGGTCGGCCACCGCGCGTTACCGCAAGGCGGTGGGCGCAGACCCGGTGCCGATGCTGGCCGAATCGTTGGGCGCCATCTGGCCCGGCGCCGGCGTCAGCGTGCCGCTGCACATGCCGCTGGGATTACGCGCCGGGCGTCTGCGCCCGGTGACTAGATCAGTTCCTTGA
- a CDS encoding GntR family transcriptional regulator gives MDPQWDDGQPIYRQLRDRVVAMILEGVLKEGDPLPSVRAVAAEFRLNPLTVLKGYQQLVDEQLVEKKRGRGMFVNSGARQALMKDERVYFLETEWPKIYATIARLGFSTEELMKRGAKSVPVSQPFPTRASTEDEDDSNH, from the coding sequence ATGGACCCGCAATGGGACGATGGCCAGCCGATATACCGGCAGCTGCGCGATCGAGTGGTGGCGATGATCCTCGAGGGAGTCCTCAAGGAGGGTGATCCGCTCCCCTCGGTCCGCGCCGTCGCGGCGGAATTTCGTCTCAACCCGCTGACCGTTCTCAAGGGATACCAGCAGCTCGTCGATGAGCAGCTGGTCGAGAAGAAACGCGGGCGCGGCATGTTCGTCAACAGCGGAGCACGGCAGGCCCTCATGAAAGACGAACGTGTGTATTTCCTCGAGACGGAATGGCCGAAGATTTACGCGACCATCGCGCGGCTCGGTTTCTCCACAGAAGAACTCATGAAACGCGGTGCGAAATCGGTCCCGGTGTCACAGCCGTTCCCGACCCGCGCCTCAACGGAAGATGAAGATGACAGCAATCATTGA
- a CDS encoding malate dehydrogenase, producing the protein MKPAVNVAITGAAGQIGYALAFRVASGQMLGADTPVNLHLLEVTPALPQLAGVVMELNDCAFPTLNKIVATDDARVAFKDCQAALLVGARPRGPGMERKDLLMANAQIFSAQGKAMNDVADRNIRVLVVGNPANTNAMIARANAKDLNPRNFTAMTRLDHNRAVSQLAEKTGSHVTKVQKMLIWGNHSATQYPDLNFCTVDGKAAHSLVDRKWYEETFIPTVQQRGAAIIKARGASSAASAASAAIDHMRDWHLGTAADNFISMAVPSDGSYGIKEGVVYSYPVTTANGDYQIVQGLGVDDFSRKRMDATDKELREERDGVKELI; encoded by the coding sequence ATGAAACCCGCTGTCAATGTCGCCATCACCGGTGCCGCCGGCCAGATCGGTTATGCCCTGGCCTTCCGCGTTGCCTCCGGCCAGATGCTGGGTGCCGACACCCCGGTGAACCTGCATCTGCTCGAGGTCACGCCGGCGCTGCCACAGCTCGCGGGCGTGGTGATGGAGCTCAACGACTGCGCATTCCCCACGCTCAACAAGATCGTCGCCACCGACGACGCACGCGTCGCGTTCAAGGATTGCCAGGCCGCCCTGCTGGTCGGCGCGCGCCCGCGCGGCCCCGGCATGGAGCGCAAGGATCTGCTGATGGCCAACGCGCAGATCTTCTCCGCGCAGGGCAAGGCGATGAACGACGTCGCCGATCGCAACATCCGCGTGCTGGTGGTCGGCAACCCGGCCAATACCAACGCGATGATCGCGCGCGCCAACGCCAAGGACTTGAACCCGCGCAATTTCACCGCGATGACGCGCCTCGATCACAACCGCGCCGTCTCGCAGCTCGCCGAGAAAACCGGCAGCCACGTCACCAAGGTCCAGAAGATGCTCATCTGGGGCAACCACTCCGCGACGCAGTATCCGGATCTCAACTTCTGCACCGTCGATGGCAAGGCCGCGCATTCACTGGTCGACCGCAAGTGGTACGAAGAGACCTTCATTCCGACCGTGCAGCAGCGCGGCGCCGCCATCATCAAGGCGCGCGGCGCATCGTCGGCCGCCTCGGCGGCATCGGCCGCGATCGACCACATGCGCGACTGGCATCTCGGCACGGCCGCCGACAACTTCATCAGCATGGCCGTGCCGTCGGATGGCAGCTACGGCATCAAGGAAGGCGTGGTGTATTCGTATCCGGTCACCACCGCCAACGGCGACTACCAGATCGTGCAGGGTCTGGGCGTGGACGACTTCTCGCGCAAACGCATGGATGCCACCGACAAGGAACTGCGCGAAGAACGCGACGGGGTCAAGGAACTGATCTAG
- a CDS encoding acyl-CoA dehydrogenase, with protein MLGAILVILSLIAGAAYVAKVGTGFTLLFIGAVVFMAYKRLPLIAFTVVFTLLLAGYTWNPWVTPTGLWKGFLWVMLGALWLFNVRPLRKALITRPFMRTYMRLLPSMSQTEKEALEAGTVWWDGELFTGKPDFGKLLASKAPVLTAEEQAFIDGPCEELCRMYDDWDVTHKRGDMPPKVWDYLKGKGFFAMIIPKKYGGLEFSAYAHSCVLVKLASRAGLLAATTAVPNSLGPAELLNHYGTEEQKNHYLPRLARGEEVPCFALTHPRAGSDAASLPDTGIVCKGLYQGKEIVGLKLNFSKRYITLAPIATVVGLAFRLYDPDKLLGSEKSDYGITCALIPRNTPGLNIGRRHFPLNVPFQNGPLSGKDVFVPLDVIIGGVKMAGQGWRMLVEQLSVGRCISLPSNATGGAKAGVFASGAYTRIRRQFNMSVGKFEGVEAVLARMVGYTYTMDAARSVTAGAIDGGEKPSVPSAMLKYHVTEMGRQVANDAMDVHGGKGIQLGPRNYLGRNYQVIPVAITVEGANILTRSLIIFGQGAIRCHPFVLKEMNAARNPDRKQGVNDFDAALFGHVGFTISNAVRSFVMALTHARFTHVPDVGETKRYYQHIVRFSASFAFAVDVAMLTLGGYLKKKENLSARLGDVLSAMYLASMVLKHHENQGRPAEDLPIVEWACRNQLYKAQDQLHDFLRNFPNRFLGAVMRVLIFPGGRAYSAPSDRLGRTLADSVLNVTEVRDRLCKYVYRTLEPGNPLGLLQEALVMAQTAEPVEKRIRVEGVKTGKVTALDVPGQIAQALQQGIVSEHEAAMLRDYDRKVMELISVDDFESHELGAQAETPREPLEVGDFHRNSGQVA; from the coding sequence ATGCTCGGCGCAATCCTGGTCATTCTTTCCCTGATCGCCGGCGCCGCCTATGTGGCGAAGGTTGGCACGGGTTTCACGCTGTTGTTCATCGGCGCCGTGGTCTTCATGGCTTACAAGCGGCTGCCTCTCATCGCGTTCACCGTCGTGTTCACGCTGCTGCTCGCTGGCTACACCTGGAACCCGTGGGTCACCCCCACCGGACTTTGGAAAGGTTTCCTGTGGGTGATGCTCGGCGCGTTGTGGCTGTTCAACGTGCGCCCGCTGCGCAAGGCGCTGATCACGCGCCCATTCATGCGCACCTACATGCGCCTGCTGCCGTCGATGTCGCAGACCGAGAAGGAAGCGCTCGAAGCCGGCACCGTGTGGTGGGACGGCGAGTTGTTCACCGGCAAACCCGACTTCGGCAAGTTGTTAGCCTCGAAGGCGCCGGTGCTGACCGCGGAAGAGCAGGCCTTCATCGACGGCCCGTGCGAGGAACTGTGCCGCATGTACGACGACTGGGACGTCACGCACAAACGCGGCGACATGCCGCCGAAGGTGTGGGACTACCTCAAGGGCAAGGGTTTCTTCGCGATGATCATCCCGAAGAAATACGGCGGGCTGGAATTTTCCGCGTATGCGCATTCCTGCGTGCTGGTGAAACTCGCGAGCCGCGCGGGACTGCTGGCCGCGACCACCGCCGTGCCCAATTCGCTCGGGCCCGCGGAGCTGCTCAACCACTATGGCACCGAGGAGCAGAAGAACCATTACCTGCCGCGCCTGGCGCGCGGCGAGGAAGTGCCGTGTTTCGCGCTGACACATCCGCGCGCCGGCTCCGACGCGGCCTCGTTGCCCGACACCGGCATCGTCTGCAAGGGGCTGTACCAGGGCAAGGAGATCGTCGGCCTGAAGCTCAACTTCTCCAAGCGCTACATCACGCTGGCGCCGATCGCCACGGTGGTCGGCCTCGCGTTCCGCCTCTATGACCCGGACAAGTTGTTAGGCAGCGAGAAATCGGACTACGGCATCACCTGCGCGCTGATCCCGCGCAATACGCCGGGACTCAACATCGGCCGCCGCCATTTTCCGCTCAACGTGCCGTTTCAGAACGGGCCGCTGTCCGGCAAGGACGTGTTCGTGCCGCTCGACGTGATCATCGGCGGCGTGAAGATGGCGGGCCAGGGCTGGCGCATGCTGGTCGAGCAGCTGTCCGTGGGCCGCTGCATCTCGCTGCCGTCGAACGCGACCGGCGGCGCGAAGGCCGGCGTGTTCGCTTCCGGCGCATACACACGCATCCGCCGCCAGTTCAACATGTCGGTGGGCAAGTTCGAGGGCGTCGAGGCCGTGCTCGCGCGCATGGTCGGCTACACCTACACGATGGACGCGGCGCGCTCCGTCACCGCGGGCGCCATCGATGGCGGCGAGAAGCCATCGGTGCCTTCGGCCATGCTCAAGTATCACGTCACGGAAATGGGGCGCCAGGTCGCCAACGACGCGATGGACGTACACGGCGGCAAGGGAATCCAGCTGGGGCCGCGCAACTATCTAGGCCGCAACTACCAGGTGATCCCCGTGGCGATCACGGTCGAGGGCGCGAACATCCTCACGCGCTCGCTCATCATCTTCGGTCAGGGCGCAATCCGCTGCCATCCGTTCGTGCTCAAGGAAATGAACGCGGCGCGTAATCCCGACCGCAAGCAGGGCGTCAACGACTTCGACGCCGCGTTGTTCGGCCACGTCGGTTTCACGATCAGCAACGCGGTGCGTTCGTTCGTGATGGCGCTGACCCACGCGCGTTTCACGCACGTACCCGATGTCGGTGAGACCAAGCGCTACTACCAGCACATCGTGCGCTTCTCGGCGTCGTTCGCCTTCGCCGTGGACGTCGCCATGCTCACGCTCGGCGGCTATCTCAAGAAGAAGGAAAACCTCTCGGCGCGGCTCGGAGACGTGTTGTCGGCGATGTATCTCGCCTCGATGGTGCTCAAACATCACGAGAACCAGGGCCGCCCGGCGGAAGACCTGCCCATCGTCGAGTGGGCCTGCCGCAACCAGCTCTACAAGGCACAGGATCAGCTGCACGACTTCCTGCGCAACTTCCCCAATCGGTTTCTCGGCGCGGTGATGCGCGTGCTGATCTTCCCGGGTGGCCGCGCGTATTCGGCGCCCAGCGACCGGCTCGGCCGCACGCTGGCCGACTCGGTTCTCAACGTCACCGAAGTGCGCGACCGGCTCTGCAAGTACGTGTACCGCACGCTCGAGCCGGGCAATCCGCTCGGGTTGCTGCAGGAAGCGCTGGTCATGGCGCAGACCGCCGAGCCGGTGGAAAAACGCATCCGCGTCGAAGGTGTGAAGACCGGCAAGGTCACGGCGCTCGACGTGCCGGGGCAGATCGCGCAGGCGCTGCAGCAGGGCATCGTCTCCGAACACGAGGCCGCCATGCTGCGCGACTACGATCGCAAGGTGATGGAGCTCATCAGCGTCGACGACTTCGAATCGCACGAGCTCGGCGCGCAGGCGGAAACGCCGCGCGAGCCGCTCGAAGTGGGCGATTTCCATCGCAATTCCGGCCAGGTCGCCTGA
- a CDS encoding ABC-2 transporter permease has protein sequence MNSTFPMLIRREIWEHKSLWIAPLVWVGLITLFFNWAMLHVPDGGNSGIKIDGRPVGELSLDNQQKQQVQQALNMPEERKESVFAVSYLAIFGLISVFMTIVVFFYLIDCLYTERKDRSILFWKSLPVSDTNVVLSKLAVALLVVPIGVILLSAVTQFVNYLTASAILHDTVIGQMFPDWSFSAWLRSQAIAFGVMLGGVLWYAPIAGYLLLLSSWAKNKVFLWAILPPIALPVLEKVFLQSDHVLDFLGRRFTGYIELMKVDPNAFEAGTNDRLPAVDDVYNAFHLSNMFTSVEMWLGVAAGAAMVFVAIRIRRYRDES, from the coding sequence ATGAACTCCACATTCCCCATGCTGATCCGCCGCGAAATCTGGGAACACAAATCGCTGTGGATCGCACCGCTCGTCTGGGTGGGCCTCATCACGCTGTTCTTCAACTGGGCGATGCTGCACGTACCTGATGGCGGAAACTCCGGCATCAAGATCGACGGACGCCCCGTCGGAGAGCTGTCGCTGGACAACCAGCAGAAACAGCAGGTGCAGCAGGCGCTCAACATGCCCGAGGAGCGCAAGGAAAGCGTTTTCGCGGTCTCCTACCTCGCGATCTTCGGGCTGATCTCGGTGTTCATGACGATCGTCGTGTTCTTCTACCTGATCGACTGCCTGTACACCGAACGCAAGGATCGCAGCATCCTGTTCTGGAAGTCGCTGCCGGTTTCCGATACCAACGTCGTGCTGTCGAAACTGGCGGTGGCGCTGCTGGTGGTGCCGATCGGCGTGATACTGCTGAGCGCCGTCACGCAATTCGTCAACTACCTCACGGCATCGGCGATCCTGCACGACACGGTCATCGGCCAGATGTTTCCCGACTGGAGCTTCAGCGCCTGGCTGCGCTCGCAGGCCATCGCCTTCGGCGTGATGCTGGGCGGCGTGTTGTGGTACGCGCCGATCGCGGGCTACCTGCTGCTGTTGTCGAGCTGGGCGAAGAACAAGGTGTTCCTGTGGGCCATCCTGCCGCCGATCGCGCTGCCGGTGCTGGAGAAGGTCTTCCTGCAGAGCGACCACGTGCTCGATTTCCTCGGCCGGCGCTTCACGGGCTACATCGAGCTCATGAAGGTGGATCCGAACGCGTTCGAAGCGGGCACCAATGACCGGCTGCCGGCGGTGGACGACGTGTACAACGCGTTCCACCTGTCGAACATGTTCACCAGCGTTGAAATGTGGCTCGGAGTCGCCGCCGGCGCCGCCATGGTGTTCGTCGCCATCCGCATCCGCCGGTACCGCGACGAATCCTGA
- a CDS encoding DUF4399 domain-containing protein, giving the protein MKSKLLVTLVCSGAFALAASLAQAREPSPAGAEVYIVSPKDGAKVKSPVTVVFGLKGMGIAPAGIKFDNTGHHHLVIDGDAPADLSQPIPANEKSLHFGKGQTETSLTLAPGKHTLLLVFGDFLHVPHEPAVISKKITITVEK; this is encoded by the coding sequence ATGAAATCCAAGTTGTTAGTTACGCTGGTCTGCAGCGGCGCCTTCGCGCTCGCAGCGTCCCTCGCGCAGGCGCGCGAGCCGTCGCCCGCGGGCGCCGAGGTGTACATCGTGTCGCCGAAGGATGGCGCGAAAGTGAAGAGCCCGGTGACGGTGGTGTTCGGCCTGAAGGGAATGGGCATCGCGCCCGCCGGAATCAAGTTCGACAACACCGGCCATCATCATCTGGTCATCGACGGCGACGCGCCCGCCGATCTGTCGCAGCCGATCCCCGCCAACGAGAAGAGCCTGCATTTCGGCAAGGGGCAGACGGAGACGTCGCTGACGCTCGCGCCGGGCAAACATACGTTGTTGCTGGTGTTCGGCGATTTCCTGCACGTGCCGCACGAGCCGGCGGTGATCTCGAAGAAGATCACCATCACCGTCGAAAAATAG
- a CDS encoding DoxX family protein: MSALIGKGGDAASLLLRVSLGVMYLTHSIVLKVFTFGFAGTAGYFASLGLPSFTAYVVIAAEVIGGVLLLANVATGWTALALLPVLGGAFWVHSGNGWVFSAAGGGWEYPLFLIVVSVAVALQYFAARNVAANRSQVFGAAAQQA; encoded by the coding sequence ATGTCTGCATTGATCGGAAAGGGTGGCGACGCCGCCTCACTGTTGCTGCGCGTATCGCTCGGTGTCATGTACCTGACGCACAGCATCGTGCTGAAAGTTTTCACGTTCGGCTTCGCCGGTACCGCGGGTTACTTCGCATCGCTCGGGTTGCCGTCGTTCACCGCTTACGTCGTGATCGCCGCAGAAGTCATCGGCGGAGTATTGCTGCTGGCGAACGTCGCCACCGGCTGGACCGCGCTCGCACTGCTGCCGGTTCTCGGCGGCGCCTTCTGGGTGCACTCGGGCAACGGTTGGGTGTTCAGCGCCGCAGGTGGTGGCTGGGAATATCCGCTGTTCCTGATCGTGGTCTCGGTGGCCGTCGCGCTGCAGTATTTCGCTGCCCGCAACGTCGCCGCGAACCGCTCCCAGGTGTTTGGCGCGGCTGCACAGCAGGCGTAA
- a CDS encoding ABC transporter ATP-binding protein encodes MTAIIEARGLTKSYGSTQVLRGIDLNVQPGRIVGLIGPNGAGKTTAIKAILGLTAFDGELKVLGRDPRTERNQLMEEVCFIADVAVLPRWIKVSQAVDFVAGVHPRFDRKRALDFLARTDIKLGSSVRQLSKGMVTQLHLALILAIDAKLLVLDEPTLGLDLLFRRSFYDNLLNDYFDKERTILVTTHQVEEIENILTDIVFIQHGKIALDAAMENLGERFTQLVPTAGNVDAARALKPFYEREVFGRIAMLYDGRNQSELAPLGETRAPSVTDLFVAMMQPAGTQSKEAA; translated from the coding sequence ATGACAGCAATCATTGAAGCTCGCGGTCTCACGAAGAGCTACGGCAGCACGCAAGTGCTGCGTGGCATCGACCTCAACGTCCAGCCGGGACGCATCGTCGGCCTCATCGGCCCGAACGGCGCCGGCAAGACCACCGCCATCAAGGCGATCCTCGGCCTCACCGCGTTCGACGGCGAACTGAAGGTGCTCGGCCGGGATCCACGCACCGAGCGCAACCAGCTGATGGAAGAGGTGTGTTTCATCGCCGACGTCGCGGTGTTGCCGCGCTGGATCAAGGTGTCGCAGGCGGTCGACTTCGTCGCCGGCGTGCATCCGCGCTTCGATCGCAAACGGGCGCTGGATTTCCTCGCCCGCACCGACATCAAGCTCGGCAGCAGTGTCCGCCAGCTCTCGAAGGGCATGGTCACGCAGCTGCACCTGGCGCTGATCCTGGCCATCGACGCCAAACTACTGGTGCTGGACGAACCCACGCTCGGCCTGGACCTGCTGTTCCGCCGCTCGTTCTACGACAACCTGCTGAACGACTACTTCGACAAGGAGCGCACCATCCTCGTGACCACGCACCAGGTCGAGGAGATCGAGAACATCCTCACGGACATCGTCTTCATCCAGCACGGCAAGATCGCGCTCGACGCGGCCATGGAAAACCTGGGCGAACGTTTTACTCAGCTCGTGCCCACCGCCGGCAATGTCGACGCGGCGCGCGCGCTCAAGCCGTTCTACGAGCGCGAAGTCTTCGGCCGGATCGCCATGCTCTACGACGGACGCAACCAGTCCGAACTCGCGCCGCTCGGGGAAACCCGCGCGCCGTCGGTCACGGATCTGTTCGTCGCGATGATGCAGCCCGCCGGTACGCAGTCGAAGGAGGCCGCATGA
- a CDS encoding LysR family transcriptional regulator: MAANEESALSVSDLPLILALSREKTLAGAAERLDVDLSTVFRRLNTLERRLRVRLFDRSPRGYQLTAAGERAAAGAERVETELLALDRDISGRDQQLSGVLRVTASETLSHAVLPRLFAQFHAAHPRIQLVLSIDNRMLDLGRREADIALRVRRPTDPALFGRRLTGVAWALYGGLQHGNLRREGGAFNFSRESVIGWEEPSRIVAGDWIAAHVPSDRIFYRSNSLVNQLMAVRAGLGIALLPCYLADADDRIRRICGVLPEPASELWIVTHKDLRNTARIRAFLSVIGDAIAAARRSFEGQA; the protein is encoded by the coding sequence ATGGCTGCAAACGAAGAAAGCGCCCTTTCCGTCAGCGATCTGCCGCTGATTCTCGCGTTGTCGCGCGAAAAAACGCTGGCGGGAGCGGCCGAACGCCTCGACGTCGACCTGTCCACCGTGTTCCGCCGGCTCAACACGCTCGAGCGGCGGCTGCGCGTGCGGCTGTTCGACCGCTCGCCGCGCGGTTATCAGCTCACCGCGGCCGGCGAACGCGCGGCGGCCGGCGCCGAACGCGTCGAGACGGAACTGCTGGCGCTGGACCGGGACATCAGCGGGCGCGACCAGCAGCTCTCGGGTGTACTGCGCGTGACCGCCTCGGAGACGTTGTCGCATGCCGTCCTGCCGCGCCTGTTCGCGCAGTTCCACGCGGCGCACCCGCGCATCCAGCTGGTGTTGAGCATCGACAATCGCATGCTCGATCTCGGCCGGCGCGAGGCGGACATCGCGTTGCGGGTGCGGCGGCCCACCGACCCCGCCCTGTTCGGCCGCCGGCTGACCGGCGTCGCCTGGGCGTTGTACGGCGGACTGCAGCACGGCAATTTGCGGCGCGAAGGCGGCGCCTTCAATTTTTCGCGCGAGTCGGTCATCGGCTGGGAAGAGCCGTCGCGCATCGTCGCGGGCGACTGGATCGCGGCGCACGTGCCGTCGGACCGGATCTTCTATCGCAGCAACAGTCTCGTGAACCAGCTCATGGCCGTGCGTGCCGGCCTCGGCATCGCGCTGCTTCCTTGTTACCTCGCCGACGCGGATGACCGCATACGGCGCATCTGCGGGGTCCTGCCGGAGCCCGCGAGCGAGTTGTGGATCGTCACGCACAAGGACCTGCGCAACACCGCGCGCATCCGTGCGTTCCTCAGCGTCATCGGCGATGCGATCGCGGCCGCGCGGCGCTCATTCGAAGGCCAGGCATGA
- a CDS encoding RNA polymerase sigma factor, protein MSEDDDAQLMLAYARGEMRAFETLYSRHRGALYRYLVRQARDGEVANDLFQEVWSRVIVNRARYEPRAKFRTFLFTLAHNCFIDHCRRTKSRPAGMGIEDADAADLLPADAEQLPDVRLARDETTRRYRAALATLPPAQRDVYLLHEESDLSLEEIARVTGVGAETAKSRLRYAVGKLKAALAAAEA, encoded by the coding sequence ATGAGTGAGGACGACGACGCGCAACTGATGCTTGCGTATGCACGCGGAGAAATGCGCGCTTTCGAAACGCTCTATTCACGCCATCGCGGCGCTCTTTATCGTTACCTGGTGCGCCAGGCGCGCGACGGCGAAGTCGCGAACGACCTGTTCCAGGAAGTGTGGAGCCGCGTGATCGTCAACCGCGCCCGCTACGAGCCGCGCGCGAAATTCCGTACCTTCCTGTTCACGCTTGCGCACAACTGCTTCATCGATCACTGTCGCCGCACGAAGAGCCGTCCGGCGGGAATGGGCATCGAGGACGCGGACGCCGCGGACCTGTTGCCGGCGGATGCCGAGCAGCTGCCGGACGTGCGGCTGGCACGCGACGAGACGACGCGGCGTTATCGCGCGGCGCTCGCCACGTTGCCGCCTGCGCAGCGCGATGTCTATCTACTGCACGAGGAATCGGATCTGTCACTCGAGGAAATCGCACGCGTGACCGGCGTTGGCGCCGAAACGGCGAAGAGCCGGCTGCGTTACGCGGTCGGCAAACTGAAAGCGGCGCTGGCCGCGGCGGAGGCATGA